One genomic window of Acidovorax radicis includes the following:
- a CDS encoding SWIB/MDM2 domain-containing protein, whose product MATAKKAPAKTAPAADKAAAPAKKRTPNAAFMKALTPSPALAAVVGSAPLPRTEIISKLWVYIKANNLQDAANKRNINADAKLKELFGKPQVSMFELAGLIGKHVK is encoded by the coding sequence ATGGCAACTGCAAAAAAAGCTCCGGCAAAAACAGCCCCAGCAGCCGATAAGGCCGCTGCACCCGCCAAGAAGCGCACCCCCAACGCCGCTTTCATGAAGGCGCTCACGCCCAGCCCTGCGCTGGCTGCCGTGGTGGGCTCGGCACCGCTGCCACGCACGGAGATCATCAGCAAGCTGTGGGTCTACATCAAGGCCAACAACCTGCAGGACGCCGCCAATAAGCGCAACATCAATGCAGATGCCAAGCTCAAGGAGCTGTTTGGCAAGCCACAGGTGTCGATGTTTGAACTCGCAGGCCTGATCGGCAAGCACGTCAAATAA
- the rraA gene encoding ribonuclease E activity regulator RraA, with product MTSALPPAFSTCDFCDVHKGDTSGAFRVLAPVFQSFGGVNAFSGQVSTVKCHEDNTLVKAAVDSAGAGRVLVVDGGGSLRRALVGGNLAAAAARNGWAGIVVDGCVRDVAELNATAVGIRALALMPLPTEKRNEGLRDVPAQIQGVWVRPGDWLYADADGIVVSAQALAA from the coding sequence ATGACCTCCGCGCTCCCTCCTGCATTCAGCACCTGTGATTTTTGTGATGTACACAAGGGCGACACCAGTGGTGCTTTTCGTGTGCTGGCGCCCGTTTTTCAGAGCTTTGGCGGCGTCAACGCCTTCTCGGGCCAGGTCAGCACCGTGAAATGCCATGAGGACAACACCTTGGTGAAGGCCGCCGTGGATTCCGCAGGGGCGGGGCGTGTTCTGGTGGTAGATGGTGGGGGCTCGCTGCGCCGTGCGCTGGTCGGCGGCAACCTTGCTGCAGCTGCGGCTCGCAATGGTTGGGCGGGCATTGTGGTGGACGGCTGTGTGCGTGACGTGGCCGAGCTGAATGCGACGGCCGTCGGGATTCGCGCCCTGGCGCTCATGCCACTGCCTACAGAAAAACGCAATGAAGGCCTGCGCGATGTGCCTGCGCAGATCCAAGGCGTGTGGGTGCGTCCCGGTGACTGGCTGTATGCCGATGCGGACGGCATCGTGGTGAGCGCCCAGGCGCTGGCGGCCTGA